A stretch of DNA from Paramisgurnus dabryanus chromosome 19, PD_genome_1.1, whole genome shotgun sequence:
attaaaaaaaaaacagcaaataaTTGATTTACAGTTCGTATAAAGTGAGCTGTTATAGTCGATCTGTTACACACCTGTGCCCATGACATCTGTCTGTGAAGAAACTGCCAATGGATCTCCTGTGGCTGAATGttcacaaaaaaatcataaGAAATGATATTCTGCAAACAAAGCTTTTAGATGCTTTCAATCATTTAATTGATTGGTTTTGTTTACTTTAGTTATTGAATAAACTTACCTGGACAGCTCACCCATCCCATGTGatttattcaaatgtaacatACCTGGTAAATGTGTCTGTACCACATCACTATGTGTCTGTGAGGCATCTGAAAATGATATAATGTTGAAATGTAAGAATCCTACAGTTGTTTTTGATAATTATCATTTATATCCTCTGACATCTCCTGACCTGTATATCCAGTCCCCGTCTCATGCACAGAATCTGCTTTTCAGAAACACACGCTACACATGAAACACCTGCATGAGTGATAAACTGACATGTGTCTGTATGTGCTGAGATATTCACCGCTACCTGTATACTTTAGCAATCCATCAGTCACAGCTAAACGGCCTATATAACAGAAATGAGACAgatttcatcatttttttatacaaGCAGTGCTGCTGAAATCATAGATGTGCAAAGAAAAAACTCACTCATATCTGTCTGAACATTTCCATCTGTCACAGATTCACCGGGTGCACCTGTTCACAGCAACATCAGACGGCTGTTTGTTTTTACTCAGATTATAACATGTCATTTGAGAGATTATTAAAGATTGTACCTGCCGTATCTGTCTGCACACTCGCACCTGTCAAGCTGTCATGACCTTCGAAAAACAAAATTGAGACAATTTGAAAAACATTCAAATCATTCATGAAAAGATGGAGATCAGCTGATCATTGCATTAAGACAACAGATCAATAAAGTTTGCTTACCAGTGGTGTCAGCGTAAGGACTGAGTGTGTGATCATTTACATCAAGAGTGCCAGCTGAAATAAAACACAGTAAATAAGGCTTTTTAATTTAAAGATATATTATTTCCTTTTTGCTCTCCTTAAAGTACAGCTTACTACACCtcactcttaactctttccccgccattgacgagtttttccagcaatctgtatttccgctattatacACCAGATGGCACTCTTAcctaacttataaaacactgaagcaacCCCTTGGGGCAAACagtaagaactctgtgtatgttttgatcaaaagtaattcacaaaaatgcaattatctcagctgtTCGCTTAAAATttagtatttttgaagaaacctacccatatttgagaggtataaattaaatgtttttttttttttttgaaaagcagagattttctttcatttgatatatttaaagaacattattttctggaaggcattaaaccttaaaaatcattaaaaatgctGCCACTGGCTGggaactttttaaaaaaaattaaaaatgttaagtaCTTTTCTACATTCCCATCACTTTAAGAAAGGGGGTAttcattttttacactttttttgtgttatgcttttaacacccttatcattattattaacattgtgtgtcattttaacccataaatatatttaaactaaatatattttgtagaaagtaatatatttcaaaatgtatttttaagggcaagcaaatacttttctaattttacaatccatacggcaaaaaagcattctttgcaaaaaaaaaaatatatatatatatatatatatatatacacaaactaattttataaagaatatttttgaatttgaaaatatatttaattttaatctttttaaaactgttatgtttacaggttcgtAACACAAACAAAGTAGATATAGTATGCtagatatatatttttaaagctttaaaatgtatttattaaatgtttaaaaaaatgcccAAAAAAAGATATCGctgaaaaaaatgtttgtaaaaatatttcaaaatatattctagcaaatatagttttttgccattttttgtatattttgaaatttaaaaatattttttgccatatgggaacacatgtgtcattttgtgttgattttgatGTGTGTATTATGgcacaacgcatttagtgtgttgtccctaaactaacactgattgtgttgtttttaagagTCTTTTTCTGTTATGTACAACATGTTTTATAAGGCAAAATTGTGCAAGgcaaaatgaaatgttttctttctgTTGCAGTTCAATGTTGTCAGAATCAACAACTTGCcatcagatatttttcctgGGCTGGGAAGATTAACTTTGTGCGCTTTGCTTGCAACagtatgcttctcaatgaattacagtgaaatgccgctacatccaaaagccagggggcgctctcatgcagaaactcaatatgtgccgcagaagaagaaccatacacacgcagctccaggaaatgccttaagcatatatttatattgctgttctttaaatcaagtattttcatgataataaagaatatttataatatttatgtttGACGAGAGTTGCTTTtcaaatgcacgttataaacgactcaaactcagtgattttagattgataaggacttcctactgatcaaagAGAGTCATAATACATGAAAGAGCTGTGCAAACATCCCCTTTGAATCGATTTCAGACGGGTATTATTAGTATGAATCGTCCCTGCCCTGACAGCCAAGAGAAGATACGTAAACTATGCATCATGGATAACAAATCAGTGGACTTTCAGTTTTGTCATAGCTTAGAGTGATTCAGTACCAGCTGTGTGATGCGTCTCCATAGCAACAAACTGATGCTCAGTTACACCTGTTCAGATAGAGAATCATACATGTGAAAACATCATCTCCAGGATAGAGTCAGTCTGTCAATAACATGTGTGTTACGAGTGAAGCTCCTGCTTCGCTCCTCGATCACCACTAGAGGGAGCCAGCCCCTGGGTATTAGTGTTATTCAGACTACGTTTCCCATGAGCCCACATACCTGAACTGATTTCGCCTGCACCTGATTCCCATCACTCTGCCTATTTAAGACTCTTAGCAATGGGCTCTCTTTGCGAAGTCTTGATTTGCTCTGGCATCATTTCTAAGCGTTATTATTCTGTCTGATTACCCCGTGCCTACTTTGGAGTGTTTATTGACTATTCTGATTGTCTGCCGCCTGCCCCGACCTCTGCTTGTGTTTTGACTATTCTTTGCCCGCTGCCTGCCTTGACATCTGCCTGTTTACTCACTACGAGATTGCCTTACCCTCCATATATGTGTTTGCTGGTGTTTGACCCTGCCTGTACGACAACGAGTGAAATAAAGTTTGCAAATGGATCCTCAGCCTACTGGAGCTTCATTACAGAAGACTTCGCCGCAAAGCGATCCAGCGACCGTCTCTCAAATCACTACGGAGTTGTCGGTTCAAGCTCACCAGCTAGcagcacaacaacaacaactcgGACACCTTAGCACCGTAACCGAGGAGTTGGTTAGGACTTTACAAAGGTTACAGATCTCTCCGTCCGCAGCGACGAATGCTTCATCGAGCGGAAGTGCTCATTCAGCATCGGCTACTGTGAACCCTCGATTAGCCTTTCCTGAGAAGTTCAACGGTGATCCAGCCAAATGTAAGGGCTTCTTATTACAATGCTCTCTGTTTGTCTCGCAACAACCGGGTTTATACCCCACG
This window harbors:
- the LOC135771378 gene encoding uncharacterized protein, whose translation is METHHTAAGTLDVNDHTLSPYADTTGHDSLTGASVQTDTAGAPGESVTDGNVQTDMSRLAVTDGLLKYTDSVHETGTGYTDASQTHSDVVQTHLPATGDPLAVSSQTDVMGTASAEPQGTLGSPTGRPGATEQTQTAVSAGEQYHTSGQGPEGAENVELEDTC